Genomic window (Synechococcus sp. LA31):
AGCCAGGTGCCGAGGTGCTCCTTCTGCAGGTTGCGATCCATGGAATCCATGGATTCGTTGCTGTTCGGATCGGCGATCAGCTCCCCAAGCGTGCTGCGGTCATCGTCGCCGCGGGCATGGGCATCGAGGGAGGCGCAGGGTGCGCTTTGGGAGATCAGATCCTCTAGCTCCTCCGGTTGCATGCCCATGGCATGGGCGAGTTCAAGCCGGTTGGGCTGACGACCGAAACGATGTGAGAGCTCTCGCGTGATCCGCCGCATCTTGGAGAGCTTTTCGCTCACATGGATCGGTAGGCGAATGGTGCGAGCGCTGTTGTCGATCGCCCGGGTCATGCCCTGTCGAATCCACCAGTAGGCATAAGTGGAGAATTTGTAGCCCATGGCGGGGTCGAACTTGTCGACAGCGCGTTCCAGGCCGATCGCCCCTTCCTGCACCAGATCAAGCAGCTCCAGACCCTGGTTCTGATACTTCTTGGCCACGCTCACCACGAGGCGTAAGTTGGCGGCCATCATCCGATCGCGGGCGCGGGTGCCCATGCGGATCTGATGCTTCTGCCGCGGGGTGAGTTGTTCGCTGGGCAGCTGCAGCAGCTGCTTCATCGCCTGCACATGATGGGCCAGTTCGATTTCTTCGGCGGGCGTGAGCAGCGGCACTCGACCGATGTTGCTCAGGTACCAGCCGATCGAATCGGCACTGAGGCGACCTCCCTGGCGAGACGCGCCGTTTCGGGCTGTTGATTTGTTCTTCATGGGCCCGGAAGCAGCGGCATTGTTGGTCTCCATGGCGTGGAATCCAGCGGCGTCGGGCTGGGAAGCGAAGTGGGATTGAGGATGAGCGGAGTGGTGAGACATGCTCGTGACCCCAGACTCAATTTGATTTGGCCGGAATGTAGCACTTTCAAGCACTGGTAAATGCAGCGAATCGGAAGACTTGCTGCAGCCTTTTTGTTGGATTTTCTTTGTGTTTGTAGCGCCGGTTACCGCTAGCTGTCAGCGGTGAGCAAGTTGCGATGCCAGCTCTCGATCAGGCCGGCCTGAACAGCCACATTCTCCTCCTCGGGGATGCGGCGCAGGAAGCTGCCATCTTGCTGCATCTCCCAGGCGGTGCAGTTGTCGGCAAGGTAAGCATCGATCAAGCGGAGCAGCTTTTGATGGAGGTTGGCGTCTTCGACCGGCACCACCGCTTCCACCCGCCGATCGAGATTGCGGCCCATCCAGTCGGCACTGCCGATATACATCTCACTGCTCCCGCCATTGGCGAACCAGAAGAGGCGTGAATGCTCGAGAAAGCGCCCAATCACGCTCGAGACGCGGATGTTGTTGCTGATGCCATCGATCCCCGGCCTCAGGCTGCACATGCCGCGCACCACGAGGTCGATGCTGACCCCTGCCTGGGAGGCTTCGTAGAGCAGGGCGATGATGGCTGGATCCACCAAGGCGTTCATCTTGGCTTTGATCGCGGCCGGTTTCCCGGCGCGGGCGTGCTCTGTTTCGCGTTGGATCAGCTCCTGCATCCGTCTCCTGAGCGACACGGGCGCGACCAGAAGCCGGCGGAAATCCTGCTGCTTTGAGAAGCCGGTGAGGTAGTTGAACAGTTCGGCGAGGTCTTGCCCCAGTTCCGGCCGGGCTGAAAGCAGACCCAGATCGGTGTACAGGGTGGAGGTGCGGGAGTTGTAGTTGCCTGTTGCGATGTGGCAGTAGCTGCGCAGCACCTCTTTTTCCTTGCGGACCACCAGGGTGATCTTGGTGTGGGTTTTCAGGCCGATCACGCCATACACCACATGCACGCCGGAGCGCTCCAGTTGGCGTGCCCATTGGATGTTGTTGTCTTCATCGAAGCGGGCCTTGAGCTCCACAAGCGCCATCACCTGCTTGCCGTTCTCAGCGGCGCGGATCAGGGCGGCAATGATTGGGGAGTCTTTAGACACCCGATAGAGAGTCATCTTGATGGCGAGCACGGAGGGATCGTGGGCCGCCTGATTGATGAACTCCTCCACAGAGGTGGAGAACAGATCAAAGGGGTGGTGCAACAGCACATCGCCGCGACGCAATACCGAGAAGATGCTCTCGAATTCTTCGGCCTTGATCGAGCCGTCTTCCAGCAGGCCTTTCTGGGCTCGGGCAAGCACTGCTGGGGTGCGGCCGCGATGGGGTTTGTCTTTGAGCTTGGGCAGGGGCACTGCCATCAGGCTCATCAGGTCATCGAGGCCGAGCGGACCGTTGACGCGGTAGAGATCCGCCGGTTCCACGCCGGTGCCCTCCAACAGGAGATCCACAACTTCCTGCGGCATTTCATCGGCCACCTCCAGGCGCACCACCTCCCCGCCCATGCGCCGTTTGCGCAGACCCTGCTGCAGGGCCTCCATTAGGTCGTCGGCTTCGAGGTCGCGTAGCTCAAGGTCCGCGTCACGGGTGACGCGGAAGAAGTAGTGGCCCTCCACGGTCATGCCGGGGAAGAGCAGCTGCAGGTTGAAGGCCACCACCTGCTCCAGCGGCACGGCGGTGTACACGGGTGTGGGCGTGTGCTCGCTGAGCTCCACGGGTAGTTGAACAAAGCGCGGCAGGTTTTTCTGCGGCACCTTCACCCGGGCGAACTGCTGCTGGCCCGATTCGGGGTCGCGAATCAGGGCAGCGATGTTGAGGCTGAGATTGCTGATGAAGGGGAATGGATGGGCCGGATCTACCGCCAGAGGGGTGAGAACCGGGAAGATGGCGTTCTGGAAGTAGGCGTTGACCCAG
Coding sequences:
- a CDS encoding RpoD/SigA family RNA polymerase sigma factor, with the translated sequence MKNKSTARNGASRQGGRLSADSIGWYLSNIGRVPLLTPAEEIELAHHVQAMKQLLQLPSEQLTPRQKHQIRMGTRARDRMMAANLRLVVSVAKKYQNQGLELLDLVQEGAIGLERAVDKFDPAMGYKFSTYAYWWIRQGMTRAIDNSARTIRLPIHVSEKLSKMRRITRELSHRFGRQPNRLELAHAMGMQPEELEDLISQSAPCASLDAHARGDDDRSTLGELIADPNSNESMDSMDRNLQKEHLGTWLSQLNERERRIIELRFGLEGHEPLTLAEIGRQINVSRERVRQLEAKAILKLRMMTNYQQAA
- the ppk1 gene encoding polyphosphate kinase 1, whose translation is MAEPAVAPELYINRELSWVAFNQRVLAQALSEHTPLLEQAKFSAIFSNNLDEFFMVRVASLKSQVEAGVQNLSDDGLTPSQQLGKVREALAPLLSQQQAHYRHYLKHQLAEAGVHLIDYARLNQQQQSWVNAYFQNAIFPVLTPLAVDPAHPFPFISNLSLNIAALIRDPESGQQQFARVKVPQKNLPRFVQLPVELSEHTPTPVYTAVPLEQVVAFNLQLLFPGMTVEGHYFFRVTRDADLELRDLEADDLMEALQQGLRKRRMGGEVVRLEVADEMPQEVVDLLLEGTGVEPADLYRVNGPLGLDDLMSLMAVPLPKLKDKPHRGRTPAVLARAQKGLLEDGSIKAEEFESIFSVLRRGDVLLHHPFDLFSTSVEEFINQAAHDPSVLAIKMTLYRVSKDSPIIAALIRAAENGKQVMALVELKARFDEDNNIQWARQLERSGVHVVYGVIGLKTHTKITLVVRKEKEVLRSYCHIATGNYNSRTSTLYTDLGLLSARPELGQDLAELFNYLTGFSKQQDFRRLLVAPVSLRRRMQELIQRETEHARAGKPAAIKAKMNALVDPAIIALLYEASQAGVSIDLVVRGMCSLRPGIDGISNNIRVSSVIGRFLEHSRLFWFANGGSSEMYIGSADWMGRNLDRRVEAVVPVEDANLHQKLLRLIDAYLADNCTAWEMQQDGSFLRRIPEEENVAVQAGLIESWHRNLLTADS